In one Synechococcales cyanobacterium T60_A2020_003 genomic region, the following are encoded:
- the cofH gene encoding 7,8-didemethyl-8-hydroxy-5-deazariboflavin synthase subunit CofH, with protein MTGYAGQDIEVILERAITGEDLTPEEAIALLEAATPSAEHPPSTASVYAERIREAADHLRQRQAGEVVTYVINRNINFTNICEQHCNFCAFRRDEGQDGAYWLTETQILEKTADAVQRGATEICMQGGLHPGAKLQGSSLAYYERLIRAIRDAFPTLHLHAFSPQEVQFIAREDGLSYETVIAGLQAAGVKSMPGTAAEVLDDRVRKVICPEKINSQTWLEIVETAHRLGMPTTSTLLSGHIETPAQQIHHLAQLRSLQQKAVERGDRGITEFILLPFVGQDAPPALRKRVGRDQPSLPDSLLLTAIARIFLGNWIPNHQPSWVKLQLSGATEALRWGCNDIGGTLMEEHITSMAGAQGGTCMEVADLKGAAFALKRPAQQRDTVYNRLSPVDDELSRVNPLP; from the coding sequence ATGACAGGATATGCAGGCCAGGACATCGAAGTAATCTTGGAGCGGGCGATCACCGGAGAGGATCTAACGCCGGAAGAGGCGATCGCCCTATTGGAAGCCGCAACCCCCAGCGCTGAACATCCACCATCCACGGCATCGGTGTACGCTGAGCGCATTCGGGAAGCCGCCGATCACCTGCGCCAGCGTCAAGCCGGAGAGGTGGTGACCTACGTGATTAACCGCAACATTAACTTCACCAATATCTGCGAACAGCATTGCAACTTCTGCGCCTTTCGGCGGGACGAGGGACAAGACGGAGCCTACTGGCTGACCGAAACCCAAATTTTAGAAAAAACCGCCGATGCCGTGCAGCGGGGCGCGACGGAAATCTGTATGCAGGGGGGACTCCATCCGGGCGCAAAGTTGCAGGGTTCCTCCTTGGCCTACTACGAACGGTTGATTCGCGCCATTCGTGACGCATTTCCAACCCTGCACCTCCACGCCTTTTCTCCGCAGGAAGTGCAGTTTATTGCCCGTGAAGATGGTCTATCCTACGAAACGGTGATTGCAGGACTGCAAGCGGCGGGAGTGAAATCGATGCCCGGAACGGCAGCGGAGGTCTTGGACGATCGCGTTCGGAAGGTGATTTGTCCGGAGAAGATTAATAGTCAAACCTGGCTGGAGATTGTGGAGACAGCGCATCGTCTGGGAATGCCCACCACCAGTACCCTGCTATCGGGTCATATTGAAACCCCTGCCCAGCAAATTCACCACCTAGCCCAGTTGCGATCGCTCCAGCAGAAGGCTGTGGAACGGGGCGATCGCGGCATTACCGAATTTATCCTCTTACCCTTCGTCGGTCAGGATGCCCCACCAGCACTCCGCAAACGGGTCGGACGAGATCAGCCCAGTTTGCCTGACTCGCTACTGTTGACGGCGATCGCCCGCATTTTCCTCGGTAACTGGATTCCCAACCATCAGCCTAGTTGGGTCAAGTTGCAGCTATCGGGGGCAACCGAAGCGCTACGGTGGGGCTGTAACGATATCGGCGGCACCTTGATGGAAGAACACATCACTAGCATGGCGGGAGCTCAGGGTGGAACCTGTATGGAGGTTGCTGACCTCAAAGGTGCAGCCTTTGCCCTGAAGCGTCCAGCCCAGCAGCGGGACACCGTTTATAATCGCCTTTCCCCGGTGGACGACGAATTGTCCAGGGTTAATCCGTTACCCTAA